A genomic segment from Anaerolineae bacterium encodes:
- the hypD gene encoding hydrogenase formation protein HypD, with protein MRYVDEFRDPQLAGRLIEHIQAVARRPVRLMEFCGSHTHAIFRFGLRQAMGPNVIMRAGPGCPVCVTSSADLDRALALAGMPNVIITTFGDMMRVPGRRGTLQEARARGSDVRVVYSPMDALRLALENPRSHVIFLGVGFETTAPAVAATMYQAHARGVPNFSVFSVHKLTPPATRAVLDAGEVALDGILGPGHVSAIIGSNAWRFLPEEYGIPCAVAGFEPLDILQGIAALVESVVEGRPGVFNAYGRGVQPEGNPTALAMLERVFQVADAEWRGFGIIPASGLKIRPAFADYDAERRFPVQVERAGEPPGCRCGEVLRGVLEPYDCPLFRRVCTPQHPVGPCMVSAEGACSAYYLYGGEPA; from the coding sequence ATGCGCTATGTAGATGAATTCCGCGATCCCCAGCTCGCCGGCCGGTTGATCGAGCATATCCAGGCAGTGGCCCGCCGGCCGGTGCGCCTGATGGAATTCTGCGGGAGCCACACCCATGCCATTTTCCGCTTCGGCCTGCGCCAGGCGATGGGTCCGAACGTGATCATGCGCGCCGGCCCCGGCTGTCCCGTCTGCGTGACCTCCTCTGCCGACCTGGACCGCGCCCTTGCGCTGGCCGGCATGCCCAATGTCATCATCACCACCTTCGGGGATATGATGCGCGTGCCCGGCCGGCGCGGCACCCTGCAGGAGGCCCGCGCCAGGGGAAGCGACGTGCGCGTCGTCTATTCCCCCATGGACGCCCTGCGCCTCGCACTGGAAAACCCCCGCTCGCACGTCATCTTCCTCGGCGTGGGGTTTGAGACCACTGCGCCGGCGGTGGCGGCGACCATGTACCAGGCCCATGCCCGTGGGGTGCCCAATTTCAGCGTCTTCAGCGTGCACAAGCTGACGCCGCCGGCGACCCGCGCCGTGCTGGATGCCGGCGAGGTGGCCCTGGACGGCATCCTCGGCCCCGGGCATGTCAGCGCCATCATCGGTTCGAATGCCTGGCGCTTTCTGCCCGAGGAATACGGCATACCCTGTGCGGTGGCCGGCTTCGAGCCGCTGGATATCCTGCAGGGCATCGCCGCGCTGGTGGAAAGCGTCGTGGAAGGCCGGCCGGGAGTTTTCAACGCCTACGGCCGCGGCGTCCAGCCGGAAGGCAATCCCACCGCGCTCGCCATGCTGGAGCGTGTGTTCCAGGTGGCCGATGCCGAATGGCGCGGCTTCGGCATTATCCCCGCCAGCGGGTTGAAGATCCGGCCGGCCTTCGCCGATTACGACGCCGAACGACGCTTTCCCGTCCAGGTGGAGAGGGCCGGCGAACCCCCCGGCTGTCGCTGCGGCGAGGTACTGCGCGGCGTCCTGGAACCCTATGACTGCCCCCTGTTCCGGCGCGTGTGCACGCCCCAGCACCCGGTGGGGCCGTGCATGGTCAGCGCCGAGGGCGCCTGCTCCGCCTATTACTTGTATGGAGGTGAGCCGGCATGA
- the hypE gene encoding hydrogenase expression/formation protein HypE: MSQVILMAHGSGGQMSHTLIREVFLRYFDGEALAELGDAGLVEDGSFRAGRLAITTDSYVVKPLFFPGGDVGKLAVCGTVNDLAVAGARPLYLTAGFILEEGLPMETLERVVRSMAETARQAGVQIAAGDTKVVERGAADGLFINTAGVGALLTPEPLSPRRLRAGDILLINGPVGDHGLAIMLQREGLTFQSGLTSDCAPLNGLIAALLAELPGEVRCMRDPTRGGLATTLNEWAGVGVGIEIDEEAVPVRPAARAACEILGLDPLYIANEGKVLIAVAPASAERALAILRSHPLGREAVIIGRVTEEHPGRVVLRTAYGARRVLDMLAGDPLPRIC, translated from the coding sequence ATGAGCCAGGTCATCCTGATGGCCCACGGGAGCGGCGGCCAGATGAGCCATACATTGATACGCGAGGTGTTCCTGCGCTATTTCGACGGCGAGGCGCTGGCGGAACTGGGGGATGCCGGCCTGGTCGAGGACGGGAGCTTTCGCGCCGGCCGGCTGGCCATCACCACCGATTCCTACGTGGTCAAGCCGCTCTTTTTCCCCGGCGGCGATGTGGGCAAGCTGGCGGTCTGCGGCACGGTCAATGACCTAGCGGTGGCCGGCGCCCGGCCGCTGTACCTGACCGCCGGCTTCATCCTGGAAGAGGGCCTGCCGATGGAGACGCTGGAGCGGGTGGTGCGCTCCATGGCGGAGACCGCCCGGCAGGCCGGCGTGCAGATCGCGGCCGGCGATACCAAGGTGGTCGAGCGAGGGGCGGCCGACGGGCTTTTCATCAACACCGCCGGCGTCGGCGCGCTGCTGACGCCCGAACCGCTGTCGCCGCGCCGCCTGCGCGCCGGCGACATCCTGCTCATCAATGGCCCGGTCGGCGACCACGGGCTGGCTATCATGCTCCAGCGCGAGGGATTGACCTTTCAGTCCGGGCTGACCAGCGACTGTGCGCCGCTGAACGGGCTGATCGCGGCCCTGCTGGCGGAACTGCCGGGGGAAGTGCGCTGTATGCGCGATCCGACGCGCGGCGGGCTGGCGACCACGCTGAACGAGTGGGCCGGCGTCGGTGTGGGCATTGAGATAGATGAGGAAGCGGTGCCGGTGCGGCCGGCGGCCCGCGCCGCCTGCGAGATACTGGGACTGGACCCCTTGTACATCGCTAATGAGGGGAAGGTGCTGATAGCGGTGGCGCCGGCGTCCGCCGAGCGCGCCCTGGCGATCCTCCGTTCCCACCCGTTGGGGAGAGAAGCGGTGATCATCGGCCGGGTGACGGAGGAACATCCCGGCCGTGTGGTACTGCGCACCGCTTACGGCGCGCGGCGGGTGCTGGACATGCTGGCCGGCGACCCCCTGCCGCGCATCTGCTGA
- a CDS encoding NADP-dependent malic enzyme: protein MVTASQKDLITQAQKPAEEAMRLHPFYGGKIQTAPKCPVRDYHDFSIWYTPGVAAPCKAIQANPELLYEMTSVGNTIAVVSDGTRVLGLGDIGPAAAMPVMEGKALLFKYLGGVDAVPLCLNTKDPDQLIEAVKLLEPSFAGINLEDIEQPKCFYVLDRLRAEMSIPVWHDDQQGTATIILAGLINAAEVVGKKLSEMHIVVFGSGAANVATVRLLLAYGVNPAQLIVVDSKGILHAEREDIAAQRDVYSDKWRLCQITNSEGRKGGPAEAFRGADAVIALSKPGPGTIKPEWVASMAPKAIVFACANPTPEIWPWEAKDAGAAVVATGRSDFPNQVNNSLVFPGIFRGALDVRAKTITDEMCLAAANELARMARRQGLDAEHIVPSMDDVDVFIAEAVAVGMKAQEQGVARKEVSREALWEHARKLIYHAHELTKMMMEEGLIPAVPA, encoded by the coding sequence ATGGTCACGGCAAGTCAGAAGGACTTAATAACACAGGCGCAGAAGCCGGCGGAAGAAGCCATGCGCCTGCATCCGTTCTACGGCGGAAAGATTCAGACCGCTCCCAAATGCCCCGTGCGGGACTACCACGACTTTTCCATTTGGTACACCCCGGGCGTGGCGGCGCCCTGCAAGGCCATCCAGGCCAACCCCGAACTGCTGTATGAGATGACCAGCGTCGGCAACACCATCGCGGTGGTCTCGGACGGCACGCGGGTGCTGGGGCTGGGGGATATCGGGCCGGCGGCCGCCATGCCGGTGATGGAAGGCAAGGCTCTGCTCTTCAAGTACCTGGGCGGCGTGGACGCGGTGCCCCTCTGTCTGAACACCAAGGACCCGGATCAACTCATCGAGGCGGTCAAACTGCTGGAGCCCTCGTTCGCCGGCATCAACCTGGAGGATATCGAACAACCCAAGTGCTTCTACGTCCTGGACCGCCTGCGGGCGGAGATGTCCATCCCGGTCTGGCACGACGATCAGCAGGGGACGGCCACCATCATCCTGGCCGGCCTGATCAACGCCGCGGAAGTGGTCGGCAAAAAGCTTTCGGAGATGCACATCGTCGTCTTCGGGAGCGGAGCCGCTAATGTCGCCACGGTTCGGCTCCTGCTGGCCTACGGCGTCAACCCGGCCCAGCTCATCGTGGTGGATTCCAAGGGCATTTTGCATGCGGAGCGCGAGGATATCGCGGCACAGCGCGACGTCTATAGCGACAAATGGCGGCTGTGCCAGATCACGAATTCGGAGGGCAGGAAGGGCGGGCCGGCGGAAGCCTTCCGCGGCGCCGACGCCGTCATCGCGCTGTCCAAACCAGGTCCCGGCACCATCAAGCCGGAGTGGGTTGCCTCCATGGCGCCGAAAGCGATCGTTTTCGCCTGTGCCAACCCCACGCCGGAGATCTGGCCGTGGGAGGCGAAGGACGCCGGCGCCGCCGTGGTCGCCACCGGCCGCTCCGATTTCCCCAATCAGGTCAACAACTCGTTGGTGTTCCCCGGCATCTTCCGCGGGGCGCTGGATGTGCGCGCCAAGACCATCACCGACGAGATGTGCCTGGCGGCCGCGAATGAGCTGGCCCGCATGGCGCGCCGGCAGGGGCTGGATGCCGAGCATATCGTCCCCTCCATGGACGACGTGGATGTGTTCATCGCTGAAGCGGTGGCGGTGGGCATGAAGGCACAGGAGCAGGGCGTGGCGCGGAAAGAGGTCTCGCGGGAAGCCCTCTGGGAACATGCCCGCAAGCTGATCTATCACGCTCACGAGCTGACGAAGATGATGATGGAAGAGGGGCTGATCCCCGCCGTCCCAGCGTAA